A single Polynucleobacter acidiphobus DNA region contains:
- the trpD gene encoding anthranilate phosphoribosyltransferase — translation MAMTPSQTLQHLIDGKELPEAEMVQIMRAIMGGELPSPMVAALLVALRSKKESPTEIAAAATVMRDFATAVDVKDKTHLVDVVGTGGDGAHTFNISTASMFVASAAGAKIAKHGNRSVSSKSGSADVLEALGVKLNLSAAAVSQCIEQLGIGFMFAPNHHPAMKNVVPVRKDLGVRTIFNILGPLTNPAKAPNILMGVFHRELVATQAKVLQLMGAEHALVVHGNDGLDEITLSGPTMVAELRKGQINEYEIKPSDFGIAIASMETLKVADAQESKAIILNIMNNQSGPARDIVCLNAGATLYASNVSPSIAEGIVLANSTIASGKAKQKLEAFVALTQSLAS, via the coding sequence ATGGCCATGACCCCATCCCAAACACTGCAACATTTGATTGACGGTAAGGAGTTACCCGAAGCGGAAATGGTGCAGATCATGCGCGCCATTATGGGCGGTGAACTGCCAAGCCCGATGGTGGCTGCTCTCTTGGTTGCCCTTCGTAGTAAAAAAGAATCCCCCACAGAAATTGCTGCAGCGGCTACCGTGATGCGGGACTTTGCTACTGCAGTGGATGTCAAAGATAAGACCCATCTGGTTGATGTGGTCGGTACCGGTGGTGATGGTGCCCATACCTTTAATATCTCGACGGCATCCATGTTTGTTGCGTCCGCAGCAGGTGCCAAGATTGCGAAGCACGGCAACCGCAGCGTTAGTAGTAAATCAGGCAGCGCCGATGTTTTGGAAGCGCTCGGAGTCAAACTAAATCTGAGTGCTGCTGCGGTAAGTCAATGCATTGAGCAACTTGGGATCGGCTTTATGTTTGCCCCCAACCATCACCCCGCCATGAAAAACGTAGTTCCGGTGCGCAAGGACCTAGGGGTGCGTACTATCTTCAATATTTTGGGGCCACTCACTAACCCTGCTAAAGCACCCAATATTCTGATGGGCGTATTTCATCGGGAGCTAGTAGCCACCCAAGCAAAAGTCTTGCAACTAATGGGGGCCGAGCATGCCTTAGTAGTCCATGGCAACGATGGTTTAGATGAAATCACGCTCTCGGGCCCCACCATGGTCGCTGAACTGCGCAAGGGGCAAATCAATGAGTATGAAATTAAGCCCAGTGACTTTGGGATCGCCATTGCTTCAATGGAAACTCTGAAGGTCGCCGATGCGCAAGAATCCAAAGCCATCATTTTGAACATCATGAACAATCAATCGGGGCCTGCGCGTGATATTGTGTGCCTCAATGCCGGTGCAACGCTTTACGCTTCTAATGTCTCTCCATCAATTGCCGAGGGCATCGTGCTGGCAAATAGCACAATTGCTTCAGGCAAGGCCAAACAGAAACTCGAAGCATTTGTTGCATTAACGCAAAGTCTTGCCTCATGA
- a CDS encoding anthranilate synthase component II codes for MLLMIDNYDSFTYNLVQYFAELGEDVKVVRNDEISVADIAKISPDRICISPGPCSPKEAGISVDTIKTYAGKIPILGVCLGHQAIGEAFGGEVIRAKKVMHGKTDEITHNDEGVFKHLPKSFRVTRYHSLAINRENLPNCLTITAQTADGEIMGVRHKELCVEGVQFHPESILSEHGHALLKNFLAMK; via the coding sequence ATGCTCTTAATGATCGATAACTACGACTCCTTTACCTATAACTTGGTGCAATACTTTGCCGAGCTTGGTGAAGATGTGAAAGTTGTTCGCAATGATGAAATCAGTGTTGCAGATATTGCCAAAATCAGTCCAGATCGGATTTGCATTTCCCCAGGACCATGCAGTCCAAAGGAGGCAGGGATCTCGGTCGACACCATCAAGACCTATGCGGGCAAGATTCCGATTCTGGGCGTATGCCTTGGGCATCAAGCAATTGGTGAAGCTTTTGGAGGTGAGGTAATCCGTGCAAAGAAAGTGATGCACGGTAAAACCGATGAGATCACCCATAACGACGAAGGCGTCTTTAAACATCTCCCGAAATCATTTCGAGTTACGCGCTATCACTCGCTCGCCATTAATCGTGAGAATCTACCTAATTGCTTAACGATCACCGCGCAAACCGCCGATGGCGAAATTATGGGCGTGCGTCATAAGGAATTATGCGTAGAGGGTGTTCAATTTCATCCAGAGTCAATTCTCTCTGAGCACGGTCACGCCCTCCTGAAAAACTTTTTAGCAATGAAGTAA
- the trpE gene encoding anthranilate synthase component I yields MKNTTDLHELAKQGYNRVALVAQSLADLETPLSLYLKLTQKSGQKNTFLLESVYGGERFGRYSIIGLPARTIFRTVGTPSNPTNEIVHDGTVIERNHDNPLDFIDSYLKRFKVAPQANLPRFCGGLAGYFAYDTVRYIEKRLAVHSLPDEIGVPDIQLMLTEELAVVDNVAGKIYFIVYVDPNDPSAYETGTKRLESLQAMLTVSIQMREEQAPKPHPELIRKFKTSDFEDAVRRTKDYILAGDCMQVVIGQRISRSFTEPPLQLYRALRSLNPSPYMYFYDFGDLQIVGSSPEILVRQEKREGRKMVTIRPLAGTRRRGATPEEDAQLAKELLADPKEIAEHVMLIDLARNDVGRIAKTGSVKVTDSMVIEKYSHVQHIVSSVEGELKDNMSNMDVLRATFPAGTLSGAPKIRAMEIIDEMEITKRGIYGGAAGYLSFSGDMDVAIVIRTGVIKDGMLHSQAGAGVVADSDPSSERKETEAKAKAVLAAAELTESPKGA; encoded by the coding sequence ATGAAAAACACGACTGACTTACACGAACTTGCTAAACAGGGATATAACCGTGTGGCGCTGGTTGCGCAGTCGCTTGCCGATCTCGAGACCCCCCTATCGCTCTATTTGAAACTGACCCAGAAGTCAGGCCAAAAAAATACCTTTTTGTTGGAGTCTGTTTATGGCGGCGAGCGCTTTGGCCGCTATTCCATTATCGGCCTACCGGCGCGCACTATCTTTAGAACCGTTGGTACCCCAAGCAACCCAACCAATGAGATCGTGCACGATGGTACGGTCATTGAGCGCAATCACGACAACCCACTTGACTTCATTGATAGCTATCTCAAACGCTTTAAGGTCGCTCCTCAAGCGAATCTGCCGCGCTTTTGTGGTGGCTTGGCCGGTTACTTCGCCTACGACACGGTTCGTTATATTGAAAAGCGACTTGCGGTTCACTCCTTACCCGATGAAATCGGTGTACCTGACATTCAGCTGATGCTCACCGAGGAGTTGGCTGTTGTTGATAATGTGGCTGGGAAGATCTATTTCATTGTGTATGTGGATCCCAATGATCCTAGCGCTTATGAGACTGGTACGAAACGGCTAGAAAGCTTGCAAGCCATGCTTACAGTCTCGATCCAGATGCGCGAGGAACAAGCGCCCAAGCCACACCCTGAACTTATTCGTAAATTCAAGACGAGCGATTTTGAAGATGCGGTGCGTCGTACCAAGGACTACATCCTCGCGGGTGATTGCATGCAGGTCGTGATTGGCCAACGCATTAGCCGAAGCTTCACCGAGCCGCCACTGCAACTCTACCGCGCATTGCGCTCACTCAATCCCTCGCCTTATATGTATTTCTATGACTTTGGGGATTTGCAAATTGTGGGCTCATCCCCCGAGATCTTGGTACGCCAAGAAAAACGTGAGGGACGCAAAATGGTCACGATTCGGCCCTTAGCCGGAACTCGTCGCCGCGGTGCGACCCCTGAAGAGGATGCACAACTTGCTAAAGAGTTACTGGCTGATCCCAAAGAAATTGCTGAGCATGTAATGCTGATTGATCTCGCCCGCAATGATGTCGGGCGTATTGCCAAGACCGGAAGTGTCAAGGTCACCGATTCGATGGTGATTGAAAAGTATTCCCACGTGCAACATATCGTTAGCTCTGTTGAAGGGGAACTCAAGGACAATATGAGCAATATGGATGTCTTGCGAGCCACCTTCCCAGCCGGCACTCTATCGGGCGCCCCTAAAATTCGCGCGATGGAAATTATTGATGAAATGGAAATTACCAAACGCGGTATCTATGGCGGTGCCGCGGGTTATCTCTCCTTCTCAGGCGATATGGATGTGGCGATCGTGATCCGCACCGGCGTGATCAAGGACGGCATGTTGCACTCCCAAGCGGGGGCAGGCGTCGTCGCCGATTCGGATCCCAGCTCTGAACGGAAAGAAACCGAAGCAAAAGCGAAAGCAGTATTAGCAGCCGCTGAATTAACCGAATCTCCAAAAGGAGCATAA
- the rpe gene encoding ribulose-phosphate 3-epimerase — protein sequence MSPNSAIIAPSILSADFAKLGEEVKAVLDAGADWIHFDVMDNHYVPNLTVGPLVCEAIRPHAIKNGQPAMIDVHLMIEPVDRIVPDFAKAGANLISFHPEASAHVHRTLSLIKDHGCQAGLVLNPATPIHHLDHALDQIDLVLLMSVNPGFGGQSFIPSTLTKIEQVRKMLDRYQDTSGRAIRLEVDGGIKIDNIASIAKAGGDTFVAGSAIFGKPNYGEVIHAMRNAIGS from the coding sequence ATGAGCCCTAATTCCGCCATCATTGCCCCTTCGATTCTGTCAGCCGACTTTGCCAAATTGGGTGAGGAGGTGAAGGCTGTCTTGGATGCCGGAGCCGACTGGATTCACTTTGATGTGATGGATAACCACTATGTGCCCAATTTAACGGTTGGGCCCTTGGTTTGTGAGGCAATTCGCCCCCATGCCATCAAAAACGGTCAACCGGCCATGATCGATGTCCACCTCATGATTGAGCCAGTTGATCGGATCGTCCCTGATTTTGCCAAGGCAGGAGCAAATCTCATTAGCTTTCACCCCGAGGCCAGTGCGCATGTACATCGCACCCTCTCCCTCATTAAAGATCATGGCTGCCAGGCTGGACTCGTCCTCAATCCAGCTACCCCGATCCATCACCTAGACCACGCCCTAGATCAAATTGATTTGGTGCTCCTGATGTCAGTCAATCCAGGCTTTGGAGGTCAATCTTTTATTCCCAGCACTCTTACTAAGATCGAACAGGTACGTAAGATGCTCGATCGCTATCAAGACACCAGCGGTCGAGCCATTCGTCTTGAGGTAGATGGTGGGATCAAGATTGACAATATTGCTAGCATTGCCAAAGCTGGAGGCGATACCTTTGTGGCGGGCTCGGCGATTTTTGGTAAGCCAAATTACGGTGAGGTCATTCATGCCATGCGTAACGCGATTGGGTCTTAA
- the apaG gene encoding Co2+/Mg2+ efflux protein ApaG, with product MNPPEITVNVRPQYLPEQSDPDNQQYAFAYTVTIRNTGTASVQLIARHWLITDGEGEVQEVKGLGVVGQQPLLRSGEHFEYTSWATLPTPAGTMRGEYFCVTEDAQFFQATIPEFALVMPRTLH from the coding sequence ATGAATCCACCCGAAATTACCGTAAACGTCCGCCCCCAGTACCTTCCCGAGCAATCGGATCCCGATAATCAGCAGTACGCGTTTGCTTATACCGTGACCATTCGTAATACTGGAACGGCCAGTGTTCAGCTAATTGCTCGCCATTGGTTGATTACCGACGGGGAAGGGGAAGTTCAGGAAGTGAAAGGTTTGGGGGTGGTTGGTCAACAGCCACTTTTACGCTCCGGCGAGCATTTTGAGTACACCAGTTGGGCTACTTTACCCACACCAGCTGGCACCATGCGCGGGGAATATTTTTGCGTCACAGAGGATGCCCAGTTTTTTCAGGCGACGATTCCAGAGTTTGCCCTGGTGATGCCAAGAACCTTGCACTGA
- a CDS encoding amino acid ABC transporter substrate-binding protein, which yields MKQLSWSSALGSITLLASSLLLSPVAIAQQSTLDKMKSTGVVTMGVRESSGALSYTLGDGKYAGFHVEICNTVLRDIQKQLNLKTLDIKYTPVTSQNRIPLLQNGTVDIECGSTTNNATRQKDVAFAVTTYVEEIRIAVKANSGITSLNQLNGKKVATTTGTTSVQLLRKHEKATGVNFEEVFGKDHADSFLLLESGRADAFVMDGSILAGNIANAKNPGDYRIVGEVIAVEPIAIMMRKDDPGFKKAVDDNLKRMMKDGTLTKLWDKWFLQPIPPKNARVGLALSESTKQAWANPNDKPAEDYQKK from the coding sequence ATGAAGCAACTTTCGTGGTCCAGCGCATTAGGCAGCATAACTTTGCTTGCCAGTAGTTTATTGCTTTCGCCAGTAGCAATCGCTCAGCAAAGCACCCTCGATAAGATGAAGTCTACCGGTGTGGTGACTATGGGTGTGCGTGAGTCATCTGGCGCCCTCTCCTATACCTTGGGTGATGGTAAATATGCCGGCTTTCATGTGGAAATCTGCAATACCGTATTGCGTGATATTCAAAAGCAACTGAATTTAAAGACGCTGGATATCAAATACACCCCAGTGACTTCACAGAATCGCATTCCGTTGTTACAGAATGGAACCGTTGATATTGAGTGTGGCTCAACGACCAATAATGCAACCCGGCAAAAGGATGTGGCTTTTGCTGTAACAACATACGTTGAAGAAATTCGGATTGCGGTGAAGGCCAATTCCGGAATTACCTCACTAAATCAGCTCAATGGTAAGAAGGTGGCCACCACTACAGGCACTACCTCAGTGCAGCTCTTGCGTAAGCATGAGAAGGCTACCGGAGTGAACTTTGAAGAAGTATTTGGTAAAGACCATGCCGATAGCTTCCTCTTGTTGGAATCGGGACGCGCCGATGCATTTGTGATGGATGGCTCCATTTTGGCCGGTAATATCGCGAATGCAAAAAATCCTGGTGATTACCGCATTGTTGGTGAAGTAATTGCAGTTGAGCCCATTGCGATCATGATGCGTAAAGATGATCCTGGATTTAAGAAAGCAGTGGACGATAACCTCAAGCGCATGATGAAAGATGGCACCCTCACCAAGCTTTGGGACAAGTGGTTCTTGCAACCCATTCCGCCCAAGAATGCACGTGTTGGTTTAGCCTTATCTGAAAGTACCAAACAAGCATGGGCCAATCCAAACGATAAGCCTGCAGAGGATTATCAGAAGAAGTAA
- a CDS encoding amino acid ABC transporter permease, giving the protein MNLDWSVFCKDTLTGEVAPRCFSFLFGMDPNADPTYLDWLISAWGWTIAVAGLSLVLAMVMGVVIGTMRTLPSKHLVNRLCTAGATTWVELFRNIPLLVQVFLWYHVVPAFFPIMKDFPSYLLVSIALGLFTSARIAEQVRAGIQSLPTGQRNAAIALGMTTSQSYRYVLLPMGMRIIIPPLTSECMNIVKNSSVAFAVSVPELTLFALQAQEETSRGIEIYLAVTGLYMVSAFSVNRIMVWIEKKTRVPGFIAANSPSSH; this is encoded by the coding sequence ATGAACTTAGATTGGAGTGTCTTTTGTAAAGACACTTTGACTGGAGAAGTAGCCCCACGCTGCTTCTCCTTTTTATTTGGGATGGATCCTAACGCTGATCCTACCTATTTGGATTGGTTAATCTCTGCATGGGGCTGGACGATTGCTGTCGCTGGGCTTAGTCTGGTGTTGGCAATGGTGATGGGCGTTGTCATTGGTACGATGCGCACCTTACCGTCAAAGCATCTTGTCAATCGACTATGCACCGCAGGGGCAACGACGTGGGTTGAACTCTTTCGAAATATTCCATTACTCGTTCAAGTCTTTCTTTGGTATCACGTAGTACCTGCATTTTTCCCCATCATGAAAGACTTCCCATCCTATTTACTGGTGAGTATTGCATTGGGTTTGTTTACATCGGCGCGGATTGCGGAGCAGGTCCGTGCGGGAATTCAATCGCTGCCAACGGGACAGCGTAATGCGGCCATTGCCTTGGGTATGACCACCTCACAAAGTTATCGCTATGTGCTCTTACCAATGGGAATGCGTATCATCATTCCGCCACTTACATCGGAGTGCATGAATATTGTGAAGAACTCATCCGTTGCGTTTGCGGTATCCGTACCGGAGCTCACCTTATTTGCTTTACAGGCTCAGGAGGAAACCTCGCGCGGTATCGAAATTTATTTAGCCGTTACGGGGCTTTATATGGTGAGTGCATTCTCGGTCAATCGAATCATGGTCTGGATTGAGAAAAAAACACGTGTTCCCGGTTTTATTGCTGCCAATTCACCCTCTTCGCATTAA
- a CDS encoding amino acid ABC transporter permease: protein MNLDLSFYNWELFTSYIQKGLIFSVQLTIIATIGGILLGTVLALMRLSGKPWLALPATAYVNTMRSIPLVMVILWFFLLIPLLIGKPIGVNLSAIITFIAFEAAYFSEIVRAGIQSIPKGQVYAAQALGMTYSQNMRLVVLPQAFRNMIPVFMTQTIILFQDTSLVYAIGAYDLLKGFEIAGKNFGRPIETYLLAALTYFLICFTLSRIVKRIQEKVAIVR, encoded by the coding sequence ATGAACCTAGATCTGAGCTTTTACAACTGGGAACTATTTACTAGTTATATCCAAAAGGGTTTGATCTTTAGTGTTCAGTTAACCATCATTGCGACGATTGGTGGGATTCTGCTGGGGACGGTGTTGGCCTTAATGCGCCTTTCCGGAAAACCGTGGCTTGCCTTGCCTGCAACTGCATATGTCAATACGATGCGCTCCATCCCCCTGGTCATGGTCATTCTGTGGTTTTTCTTATTAATTCCGCTGCTCATTGGCAAACCAATTGGCGTTAATTTATCGGCCATCATCACTTTTATTGCATTTGAGGCAGCTTATTTTTCGGAGATTGTGCGAGCGGGTATTCAGTCGATTCCGAAGGGGCAGGTTTATGCGGCTCAAGCCTTAGGAATGACCTACTCCCAAAATATGCGTTTGGTGGTTTTACCGCAAGCCTTTCGAAATATGATCCCTGTTTTTATGACCCAAACTATTATCTTGTTCCAGGATACCTCTTTGGTCTATGCGATTGGTGCTTATGATCTTTTAAAGGGATTTGAGATTGCCGGTAAAAATTTTGGACGACCAATTGAGACCTATTTGTTAGCAGCCCTGACGTATTTTTTAATCTGTTTTACCTTATCCCGAATTGTTAAGCGCATTCAGGAAAAGGTTGCAATTGTTCGTTAA
- a CDS encoding amino acid ABC transporter ATP-binding protein, whose amino-acid sequence MIELRHISKWYGQFQVLTNCSTVIHKGEVVVICGPSGSGKSTLIKTINALEPFQEGELMVDGIDLHDPNTNLPHLRARVGMVFQHFELFPHLSVMENLTIAQVKVLNRSPEEAKQQGLKYLERVGLLEQQDKFPGQLSGGQQQRVAIARALCMDPIVMLFDEPTSALDPEMVGEVLEVMVKLAQEGMTMCVVTHEMGFAKKVSDRVIFMDHGRIVEDCTRDEFFANPDARSPRAKEFLSKILAD is encoded by the coding sequence ATGATTGAGCTTCGACATATTTCAAAATGGTACGGCCAGTTTCAAGTGCTCACCAATTGCTCGACGGTGATTCACAAGGGTGAGGTGGTGGTCATTTGTGGGCCATCGGGGTCGGGAAAGTCGACTTTGATTAAGACGATCAATGCGCTAGAGCCATTTCAAGAAGGTGAGTTGATGGTCGATGGCATTGACTTGCATGATCCCAATACAAATTTGCCACATCTGCGTGCACGCGTTGGTATGGTGTTTCAGCACTTTGAGCTATTTCCCCATTTATCGGTCATGGAAAACTTAACGATTGCTCAGGTGAAAGTACTTAATCGCAGTCCAGAGGAGGCTAAACAGCAGGGCCTTAAATATTTAGAGCGCGTGGGTTTATTGGAGCAACAAGATAAGTTTCCGGGCCAGCTCTCAGGCGGTCAGCAGCAGCGCGTAGCCATTGCCCGTGCCTTGTGCATGGACCCAATCGTGATGTTATTTGATGAGCCTACCTCCGCTCTTGACCCTGAAATGGTGGGAGAGGTTTTGGAAGTGATGGTCAAGTTGGCGCAGGAAGGCATGACCATGTGTGTGGTTACCCATGAAATGGGTTTTGCCAAGAAAGTGAGCGATCGTGTGATCTTTATGGATCACGGCAGAATTGTGGAGGACTGCACACGAGATGAGTTTTTTGCTAATCCCGATGCGCGCTCACCTCGGGCTAAGGAATTTCTTTCCAAAATATTGGCTGACTAA
- the mltA gene encoding murein transglycosylase A produces the protein MASLFLASCAVPPTKPVSQTPKASSPSNLPRTPKVTETVITDDSSSSAALTPVAFSEIPGWDEDNLSEAWQAWLQSCNTLRKRKPGPVNWAAVCDRANAQKPRDAKAFFENNFRAYAVRNQITGKSEGLVTGYYEPIIAGSRVRTDRYTVPLYAYPKAWVRAKPSPAPTRAELMNSNLLKGSEIAWVEDPVAAASMQIQGSGKIRLDNGQIMRLGFAGSNDLPFKSSAQWLLDRKEITRAQATMQGISEWAKRNPGKVQEMLNANPRFVFFRELPTSANQDLGPIGALGVPLTPERSIAIDPRAIPLGAPVFLETTRPLSNQPIRRLVMAQDTGKAIVGPVRVDYFWGTGDEAGELAGRMKQNGRVWLMLPKRD, from the coding sequence ATGGCCAGCCTCTTTCTTGCATCTTGCGCTGTGCCACCAACTAAGCCAGTTTCTCAAACACCCAAGGCGAGTAGCCCGAGCAATTTACCGCGTACTCCGAAGGTGACCGAAACCGTTATCACTGATGACAGTAGTTCATCGGCTGCATTAACTCCCGTGGCATTCTCAGAGATACCCGGCTGGGATGAGGATAATTTGAGTGAAGCGTGGCAAGCGTGGTTACAAAGTTGCAATACCTTACGAAAGCGCAAACCGGGTCCTGTCAATTGGGCTGCAGTCTGCGATCGGGCTAATGCCCAAAAACCAAGAGATGCGAAGGCGTTTTTTGAGAACAACTTTAGAGCCTATGCAGTTCGCAATCAAATTACGGGGAAGTCGGAAGGTTTGGTCACCGGCTACTACGAACCCATTATTGCCGGTTCGCGGGTTCGTACCGATCGGTATACCGTTCCCCTTTATGCTTATCCCAAAGCATGGGTTCGTGCGAAACCATCGCCTGCGCCAACACGAGCTGAGCTGATGAACTCAAACCTGCTTAAGGGTTCAGAAATTGCCTGGGTTGAAGATCCGGTAGCGGCTGCGTCGATGCAGATTCAGGGGTCTGGAAAAATCCGCTTGGACAATGGCCAAATCATGCGATTGGGGTTTGCAGGATCAAATGATTTACCGTTTAAATCGAGTGCCCAGTGGTTATTGGATCGTAAAGAAATTACCCGTGCACAGGCAACCATGCAGGGGATTTCGGAGTGGGCCAAGCGCAACCCCGGCAAAGTACAAGAGATGCTCAACGCCAATCCACGCTTTGTGTTCTTTCGAGAACTGCCTACTTCAGCGAACCAGGATCTTGGGCCGATTGGCGCTCTCGGGGTCCCGCTGACGCCTGAGCGCAGTATTGCGATTGATCCGCGGGCGATCCCGCTTGGCGCACCCGTGTTTTTAGAAACCACCCGTCCTCTGAGTAATCAGCCAATCCGACGCTTGGTGATGGCCCAAGATACAGGTAAGGCGATTGTGGGCCCGGTCCGAGTTGATTATTTTTGGGGCACTGGGGACGAAGCTGGAGAATTGGCCGGCAGAATGAAGCAAAATGGCCGTGTTTGGTTAATGCTACCGAAGAGGGACTGA
- a CDS encoding enoyl-CoA hydratase: protein MPYNTILTQTEGKVALITLNRPQVLNALNDELMDELGDALLRFDANDAIACIVITGSEKAFAAGADISKMAQYDFQDTYRNNFITRNWETICKVRKPVIAAVSGFALGGGCELAMMCDMIIAADNAKFAQPEIKLGIIPGSGGTQRLTRAVSKSKAMDLCLTGRMMDAAEAERSGLVTRVYPVAQLMSETMAIAQTIAAMPLLTLMMVKESVNAAYETTLTEGIRFERRLFHACFGTEDQKEGMAAFLEKRPAQFKNR from the coding sequence ATGCCATACAACACCATATTGACCCAGACCGAGGGAAAAGTTGCCCTCATTACCTTAAATCGTCCACAAGTACTCAACGCTTTAAATGACGAGCTGATGGATGAGTTGGGGGATGCATTGTTGCGCTTCGATGCTAATGATGCAATTGCGTGCATTGTGATTACTGGAAGTGAAAAAGCGTTTGCTGCGGGTGCGGATATTAGCAAGATGGCGCAGTATGATTTTCAGGATACGTATCGCAATAATTTCATTACCCGCAATTGGGAAACGATTTGCAAGGTTCGTAAACCTGTGATTGCTGCGGTATCGGGCTTTGCTTTGGGCGGCGGCTGTGAGCTCGCGATGATGTGTGACATGATCATTGCGGCCGATAACGCCAAATTTGCGCAACCCGAAATCAAGTTGGGAATTATTCCAGGCTCAGGCGGTACGCAGCGGCTAACGCGTGCAGTGTCAAAGTCAAAAGCGATGGATTTGTGCTTGACCGGCCGCATGATGGACGCCGCAGAAGCCGAACGAAGTGGTTTGGTTACCCGGGTTTATCCCGTTGCGCAATTAATGAGCGAAACAATGGCAATCGCGCAGACGATTGCCGCTATGCCACTCCTTACTCTTATGATGGTGAAGGAAAGCGTGAATGCTGCTTATGAAACCACGCTCACTGAAGGAATTCGTTTTGAGCGCCGTTTGTTTCATGCCTGCTTTGGCACTGAGGATCAAAAAGAGGGGATGGCTGCTTTTTTAGAAAAGCGACCTGCACAGTTTAAGAACCGTTAA
- a CDS encoding M20 aminoacylase family protein, with the protein MRILPEILEATPSIAEIRRNIHAHPELRFEEKRTAELVAQALSSWGIAVYQGLGKTGVVGRLDGELGPGKMIGLRADMDALPLQEKNTFAHASQNPGKMHACGHDGHTAMLLGAAQYLANHRDFKGSVIFIFQPAEEGGAGAQEMIEDGLFEQFPCDAVFGMHNWPGLEEGHFGVVSGPMMASSNEFVIDIQGKGGHAALPHNSADPIMAGVQIAQALQTIITRNKRPVDAAVISITQFHAGETSNVIPDTAMLGGTVRTFTLEVLDLIETRMQEIANQVASAFDCKANLTFKRNYPPLINDEQQTEFAAQVMKELVGKERVNTRIDPTMGAEDFAFMLLKKPGCYVFLGNGDGDHRSTGHGMGPCHLHNPSYDFNDQIIPVGVNYWVRLAQTFLR; encoded by the coding sequence ATGCGAATACTCCCTGAGATCCTCGAAGCAACTCCTAGCATCGCTGAAATCCGGCGCAATATTCATGCGCACCCGGAGCTACGCTTTGAAGAAAAGCGTACCGCTGAACTGGTTGCCCAAGCACTATCCAGTTGGGGTATTGCGGTCTATCAAGGCCTTGGTAAAACAGGGGTAGTGGGTCGTTTAGACGGTGAACTGGGCCCAGGAAAGATGATTGGCTTGCGCGCCGATATGGACGCCCTGCCCCTACAAGAAAAAAATACTTTTGCTCACGCCTCGCAAAATCCAGGCAAGATGCACGCTTGCGGTCATGATGGTCACACAGCAATGCTCTTGGGTGCGGCGCAATATCTGGCTAATCATCGCGATTTCAAAGGAAGTGTGATTTTTATCTTCCAACCTGCTGAGGAAGGTGGTGCTGGCGCCCAAGAAATGATTGAAGATGGTCTGTTTGAACAATTCCCTTGCGATGCAGTATTCGGGATGCACAATTGGCCAGGTTTAGAAGAGGGTCATTTTGGGGTTGTGAGCGGCCCCATGATGGCATCGAGTAATGAGTTCGTGATCGACATTCAGGGCAAAGGCGGGCATGCGGCTCTGCCACACAACAGTGCGGATCCCATCATGGCAGGTGTTCAGATTGCGCAAGCTCTCCAAACCATCATTACTCGCAATAAGCGCCCGGTTGATGCCGCGGTGATCTCGATTACCCAATTTCATGCGGGAGAAACCAGTAACGTCATTCCTGATACCGCCATGCTCGGCGGTACCGTACGCACTTTTACTTTAGAGGTCTTGGATCTCATCGAAACACGAATGCAGGAGATTGCCAATCAAGTGGCCAGCGCCTTTGATTGCAAAGCCAATCTGACCTTCAAACGCAATTACCCACCCTTGATTAATGATGAACAGCAAACCGAGTTTGCCGCTCAGGTCATGAAAGAACTCGTGGGCAAGGAACGGGTAAACACCCGAATCGATCCAACCATGGGTGCCGAGGACTTTGCCTTCATGCTCTTAAAAAAACCGGGCTGCTATGTATTTTTGGGCAACGGGGATGGCGATCACCGCTCTACAGGTCATGGCATGGGACCTTGCCATTTGCACAACCCCTCCTATGATTTCAATGATCAAATCATTCCGGTTGGAGTGAACTACTGGGTCCGTTTAGCCCAAACTTTCTTGCGTTAA